In a single window of the Pelagibacterium sp. 26DY04 genome:
- a CDS encoding GntR family transcriptional regulator: MATAETTYSFLTPASELTRGSMAAEVASQLRDAIVSLKLPPGTMLDKAQICTRLGVSRSPVAEAFARLEAEGLLEILPQRGTVVSFISFAEIREYIFIRKALEGEAVRICAARRAPEVIERLRANIAAQRDVAAAENRDAFHKLDLEFHEQLLAPLGYKRMKAMVDTARNNLDRARQMTNTMRRIALGIEEHAEIVELIAAGKADRAARAMHRHLEGMISELEALASERPELFIRPAPRRAPAAVIHQLATIRRLPST, from the coding sequence ATGGCGACCGCCGAAACCACTTATTCCTTCCTGACCCCCGCATCAGAACTCACCCGCGGCTCGATGGCCGCAGAGGTCGCATCGCAATTGCGCGACGCCATCGTCTCCCTCAAGCTGCCCCCCGGCACCATGCTCGACAAGGCCCAGATCTGCACACGGCTCGGGGTCTCCCGCTCACCGGTCGCCGAAGCCTTCGCCCGGCTCGAGGCCGAAGGGCTGCTGGAAATCCTGCCCCAGCGGGGCACCGTGGTTTCGTTCATCTCCTTTGCCGAGATCCGTGAATATATCTTCATCCGCAAGGCGCTCGAAGGCGAAGCGGTGCGCATTTGCGCCGCGCGGCGGGCGCCCGAGGTGATCGAACGGCTGCGCGCCAATATCGCCGCCCAGCGCGACGTGGCGGCGGCCGAGAACCGCGACGCTTTCCATAAGCTCGACCTCGAGTTCCACGAACAGCTCCTCGCCCCCCTCGGCTACAAGCGCATGAAGGCGATGGTCGACACCGCGCGGAACAATCTCGACAGGGCGCGGCAGATGACCAACACCATGCGCCGCATTGCCCTGGGCATCGAAGAGCACGCCGAAATCGTCGAGCTGATCGCGGCGGGCAAGGCCGACCGCGCCGCCCGCGCCATGCACCGGCACCTCGAAGGCATGATAAGCGAACTCGAGGCGCTGGCTTCAGAACGCCCCGAGCTGTTCATCCGCCCGGCCCCGCGCCGGGCCCCGGCTGCCGTCATTCATCAATTGGCAACAATCCGTCGCCTGCCGTCCACTTAA
- a CDS encoding VOC family protein, with protein MTDIQATVATPLLVPTTTRLGAIHIAVTDPERALDIWRDVVGLTLIARHENRLELGAGENVLVVLHTGATGPVAPHTVGLYHVAIHVPTRRDFARALNRAAAARVRVSPTDHLVSEALYLWDLDGNGIEITFETPWRGRFVENDELLAMTPDGRPHSGREPIDVPGLLAELDGDATPFAPMPDGTRIGHVHVHVDDLDTAMEFYRDQLGFAGQLLSRRYGMGDVNLDYAPHILAFNIWAGRNPGTPPAGVAGLRWFTIVVPDQQTLKEIHDRLERAGSPVEVIGGGIETRDPAGNRLKILVEA; from the coding sequence ATGACCGACATCCAAGCCACAGTGGCCACGCCGCTCCTCGTCCCCACCACGACGCGGCTGGGCGCCATCCATATCGCGGTGACCGACCCCGAACGCGCCCTCGATATCTGGCGCGACGTTGTCGGGCTGACGCTGATCGCGCGGCACGAGAACCGGCTGGAACTTGGCGCCGGCGAAAACGTGCTGGTCGTGCTCCATACCGGCGCCACCGGGCCGGTGGCGCCCCATACCGTGGGGCTCTATCACGTGGCCATCCACGTGCCGACCCGGCGCGACTTCGCCCGTGCGCTCAACCGTGCCGCTGCCGCGCGGGTCCGGGTTTCGCCCACCGACCATCTGGTCTCCGAAGCGCTTTACCTTTGGGATCTGGACGGCAACGGCATCGAGATCACCTTCGAAACACCCTGGCGCGGCCGGTTCGTCGAAAACGACGAATTGCTGGCCATGACCCCGGACGGACGGCCCCATTCGGGGCGCGAGCCGATCGACGTGCCCGGACTTCTGGCCGAACTCGACGGCGATGCCACACCCTTCGCCCCCATGCCGGACGGCACGCGGATCGGGCACGTGCATGTGCATGTGGACGACCTCGACACCGCCATGGAGTTTTACCGCGACCAGCTCGGCTTTGCCGGCCAATTGCTCTCGCGCCGCTACGGCATGGGCGACGTCAACCTCGATTATGCTCCCCATATCCTTGCGTTCAACATCTGGGCCGGCCGCAACCCCGGAACCCCACCGGCAGGCGTCGCCGGGCTGCGCTGGTTCACCATCGTCGTGCCCGATCAGCAGACGCTTAAGGAAATCCACGACCGGCTCGAGCGAGCCGGCTCGCCGGTGGAGGTGATCGGAGGCGGGATCGAGACCCGAGATCCGGCGGGGAACAGATTGAAGATCCTCGTTGAGGCCTGA
- a CDS encoding RidA family protein: protein MIESGPRPVAPFSHAVEADGWVFVTGQMPTDPQAPDAPLPEGIEAQTRRVMDNLSIVLGGIGLALENVTMARIYLTDFEGDYAAMNAVYQSYFEPGKLPARTTIGVTGLAVGAKVEIDLIARRP from the coding sequence ATGATCGAAAGCGGCCCGCGCCCGGTCGCCCCCTTCTCCCATGCCGTCGAGGCCGATGGCTGGGTGTTCGTCACCGGCCAGATGCCGACCGACCCCCAAGCTCCCGACGCACCGCTCCCCGAGGGGATCGAGGCGCAGACCCGGCGGGTGATGGACAATCTTTCGATCGTTCTCGGCGGCATCGGCCTGGCGCTCGAAAACGTCACCATGGCACGCATCTATCTCACCGATTTCGAGGGGGATTATGCGGCGATGAACGCTGTCTACCAGTCCTATTTCGAGCCGGGAAAGCTTCCGGCCCGGACGACGATCGGGGTCACGGGGCTGGCGGTGGGGGCGAAGGTCGAAATCGATCTGATTGCGCGGCGGCCTTAG
- a CDS encoding GNAT family N-acetyltransferase → MDTELDIHYATKGDRGRYWADLAPGRQAEMTYRRRPDGSIVIDHTGVPKEFEGRGIALKLVKRAIKDARDGGFKIVPQCPYVAVQFRRHPDWSDLLA, encoded by the coding sequence ATGGACACCGAACTCGATATCCACTACGCCACAAAGGGTGATCGCGGGCGCTATTGGGCCGATCTGGCGCCCGGCCGGCAGGCGGAAATGACCTATCGCCGCCGCCCGGACGGTTCGATCGTCATCGACCACACCGGCGTCCCCAAGGAATTCGAAGGCCGTGGCATTGCCCTCAAACTGGTCAAGCGCGCCATAAAAGATGCGCGCGATGGCGGGTTCAAGATCGTGCCGCAATGCCCCTATGTGGCCGTTCAGTTCCGCCGCCATCCCGATTGGAGCGACCTGCTGGCTTAA
- a CDS encoding alpha/beta hydrolase has translation MTYITKTHDPKTPGAPTLVLFHGTGGDENQFFALGRQLLPDARLVAPRGDVSEGGALRYFRRTGEGVYDMDDLKIRTETMAEFLKGLAADGPLIGLGYSNGANILASVMFAHPEIVDAAVLMHPLIPWEPEAVAGLANRKVLITAGRRDPICPAPRTQALADWFVDQGATTEIAWHEGGHEVPQSELMAIAAFLKPWG, from the coding sequence ATGACCTACATCACGAAAACGCATGACCCCAAAACCCCCGGCGCCCCTACGCTCGTGCTCTTTCACGGCACGGGCGGGGATGAGAACCAGTTCTTTGCGCTGGGCCGCCAGCTTCTGCCCGATGCCCGGCTCGTCGCGCCACGCGGCGATGTCTCCGAGGGCGGGGCGTTGCGCTATTTCCGCCGCACGGGCGAGGGCGTTTACGATATGGACGACCTCAAGATCCGCACCGAGACGATGGCCGAGTTCCTCAAGGGGCTTGCCGCCGACGGGCCGCTGATCGGGCTGGGTTATTCCAACGGCGCCAACATCCTGGCCTCTGTGATGTTCGCCCATCCCGAGATCGTCGATGCCGCCGTGCTGATGCATCCGCTGATCCCATGGGAGCCCGAGGCGGTCGCGGGGCTTGCCAACCGCAAGGTTCTGATCACCGCCGGCCGGCGCGATCCCATCTGCCCGGCGCCGCGCACCCAGGCGCTGGCGGACTGGTTCGTGGACCAGGGCGCGACGACCGAGATCGCCTGGCATGAGGGCGGTCACGAGGTGCCCCAGAGCGAACTCATGGCCATCGCGGCCTTCCTCAAGCCTTGGGGTTAA
- a CDS encoding VOC family protein, which produces MLNQIKGLHHVTSMSRDADANNRFFTSTLGLRRVKKTVNFDEPSVYHLYYGDEVGTPGSVMTYFPFPHIIRGRPGTGEVGETVFSVPEGSLEFWKERFAEKGVTGIAAEESFGEKRLRFTAVDGDHFALVEAKGDDRAPWTGGSINGDEAIRGFAGATLRLRETGATEELLKFMGYEHADTSRGIKRFVIPGGNGADVIDLQTLPNMPRGDLGAGSVHHIAFAVENRDAQAEVRKALLDTGYQVTPVIDRDYFYAIYFRTPGGVLFEIATNEPGFDRDEDTAHLGEALKLPTQHEHLRSWLETHLPEIKG; this is translated from the coding sequence ATGCTCAATCAGATCAAAGGCCTGCACCACGTCACCTCCATGTCGCGCGATGCGGATGCCAACAACCGCTTTTTCACCTCGACGCTCGGCCTGCGCCGGGTCAAGAAAACCGTCAATTTCGACGAGCCCTCCGTCTATCATCTCTATTATGGCGATGAGGTGGGCACGCCCGGATCGGTGATGACCTATTTCCCCTTCCCTCACATCATCCGTGGCCGTCCCGGCACGGGCGAGGTGGGCGAGACGGTGTTCTCGGTTCCCGAGGGGAGCCTGGAATTCTGGAAGGAGCGCTTTGCGGAAAAGGGCGTCACCGGCATCGCGGCCGAAGAAAGCTTTGGCGAAAAGCGCCTGCGCTTTACCGCCGTCGATGGCGATCATTTCGCGCTGGTCGAGGCCAAGGGGGACGATCGCGCGCCCTGGACCGGCGGCAGCATCAACGGCGACGAGGCCATTCGCGGCTTTGCCGGCGCCACGCTGCGCCTGCGCGAAACCGGAGCCACCGAAGAGCTTTTGAAGTTCATGGGGTACGAACACGCCGATACCTCCAGGGGCATCAAGCGGTTCGTGATTCCGGGCGGCAATGGCGCGGACGTCATCGATCTTCAGACGCTTCCCAACATGCCGCGCGGCGATCTCGGCGCCGGCTCGGTGCATCACATCGCCTTCGCCGTCGAAAACCGCGACGCGCAGGCCGAAGTGCGCAAGGCGCTGCTCGATACGGGTTATCAGGTGACCCCGGTGATCGATCGCGATTATTTCTACGCCATCTATTTCCGCACCCCCGGTGGCGTGCTGTTCGAGATCGCCACCAACGAACCCGGTTTCGACCGCGACGAGGACACCGCGCATCTGGGCGAAGCGCTGAAGCTTCCCACCCAGCACGAGCATCTGCGAAGCTGGCTGGAAACGCATCTGCCTGAGATCAAGGGTTAA
- a CDS encoding transcriptional regulator, protein MSSSKPAIESDIQSAQSWSPRNAAERILFHLKMHGEKTAAELGRALGTSGEAARQQLVRLAEEGLVESWSQSRGVGRPSQFWRLTAGGQSRFPDTHAALTVELLGIVGDTFGPDALSRVIDAREERTRTLYRNALADARTLGERVARLADLRSTEGYMASWEPDGEGGYMLYENHCPICAAATACQNFCRAELAVFRDVLGPEAQVERTDHIVMGARRCAYRVTPL, encoded by the coding sequence ATGTCAAGCAGCAAACCGGCCATCGAGTCCGACATCCAATCCGCCCAAAGCTGGAGCCCGCGCAACGCGGCCGAGCGCATCCTGTTCCATTTGAAGATGCACGGGGAAAAGACCGCCGCCGAGCTCGGCCGGGCGCTGGGCACCTCGGGCGAGGCGGCGCGCCAGCAGCTCGTGCGGCTGGCCGAAGAGGGGCTGGTGGAAAGCTGGAGCCAATCGCGCGGTGTGGGCCGGCCGTCCCAGTTCTGGCGCCTGACGGCTGGAGGCCAGTCGCGTTTTCCCGACACCCATGCCGCGCTCACCGTCGAGCTGTTGGGGATCGTCGGGGACACCTTCGGCCCCGATGCGCTCTCGCGCGTGATCGATGCGCGCGAGGAGCGGACGCGCACGCTCTATCGCAATGCCCTGGCCGATGCACGGACGCTTGGCGAACGCGTGGCCCGGCTGGCCGATCTGCGCTCGACCGAGGGGTACATGGCTTCTTGGGAGCCCGATGGGGAGGGGGGCTATATGCTTTACGAAAACCACTGCCCCATCTGCGCGGCCGCCACCGCCTGCCAGAATTTCTGCCGCGCCGAACTGGCGGTGTTCCGCGACGTGCTGGGCCCCGAAGCCCAGGTGGAGCGCACCGACCACATCGTCATGGGCGCCCGCCGCTGCGCTTACCGGGTGACGCCGCTGTAG
- a CDS encoding flavin reductase family protein, giving the protein MPAHPAPTLALACADHPAARDAVPASQFTGAMSTLAASVTVVAARDGAERHGRTVTAMLSLSAEPPAILVSITRDTELAQTIETAGRFSLSVLAENQQAVADAFAGWGPADRFGEAEWAEWASGQPRLDGAVASFDCVLAGSIEMDTHILYAGIVMHTASFPDRAPLLWHRRGYARLDQD; this is encoded by the coding sequence ATGCCAGCCCATCCGGCTCCGACCCTTGCGCTGGCCTGCGCCGACCACCCCGCCGCCCGCGACGCGGTGCCCGCCTCCCAGTTCACCGGCGCCATGAGCACGCTCGCCGCTTCGGTGACCGTGGTTGCGGCCCGCGACGGTGCCGAGCGGCACGGACGTACGGTAACGGCGATGCTGTCGCTCAGCGCCGAGCCGCCCGCGATCCTCGTCTCGATCACGCGCGATACCGAATTGGCGCAGACCATCGAAACCGCCGGGCGTTTTTCGCTTTCGGTTCTGGCCGAAAATCAGCAGGCCGTGGCCGATGCCTTTGCCGGCTGGGGCCCCGCCGACCGGTTCGGGGAAGCGGAATGGGCCGAATGGGCTTCGGGCCAGCCCAGGCTCGATGGCGCCGTGGCGAGCTTTGATTGCGTGCTGGCCGGATCGATCGAGATGGATACCCATATCCTCTATGCGGGGATCGTGATGCACACCGCATCCTTCCCCGATCGCGCGCCGCTGCTCTGGCACCGGCGCGGCTATGCCCGGCTCGATCAGGACTGA
- a CDS encoding DUF2200 domain-containing protein codes for MTGHRIYKISVASVYPHYITKAEKKGRTKAEVDEIIRWLTGHSQASLEAELENRTSFEDFFATAPRLNPARSLITGVVCGVRVENIEEPLMRELRYLDKLIDELAKGKAMEKILRAEPAQS; via the coding sequence ATGACGGGCCACCGCATCTATAAGATCAGCGTCGCCAGCGTTTATCCCCACTATATCACCAAGGCCGAAAAGAAGGGGCGCACCAAGGCCGAGGTGGATGAAATCATCCGCTGGCTCACCGGGCACAGCCAGGCTTCGCTGGAAGCCGAGCTGGAGAACAGGACCAGTTTCGAGGATTTTTTCGCCACCGCGCCGCGCCTCAATCCGGCGCGATCGCTGATTACCGGCGTCGTCTGCGGCGTCCGGGTCGAAAATATCGAGGAGCCGCTGATGCGCGAGTTGCGCTATCTCGACAAGCTCATCGACGAACTCGCCAAGGGCAAGGCGATGGAGAAGATTCTGCGCGCCGAACCGGCTCAGTCCTGA
- a CDS encoding SDR family oxidoreductase: MSQDTDKTDKPANPSRRRMLGAAAIGTVAGAAAGLASGMALAGSTPPQPPILDGRRRFADQTVLITGATSGIGRAAAEAFAAEGARVAFCGRREQLGEEVAAGIRDNGGEALYIRADVREEADVDAFVTQAVQAYGGIDIALNNAGVTFNDPLHEIATADWDDLYATNVRGVFLAMKAEIPHMLERGGQIIVTSSVNIVGARPGLAAYNASKRALAGIVQTAALEYGGQGIRVNAICPGATDTEMIRRDAGFMDAPDAVWHAGVGAWARSNVHGMQRVASPQEIAAAILSMASPEMTYLNGSLFFVDGGMTSAL, encoded by the coding sequence ATGAGCCAAGATACCGACAAGACCGATAAACCCGCCAATCCCTCTCGCCGCCGCATGCTGGGCGCGGCGGCGATCGGCACCGTGGCGGGGGCGGCGGCGGGTCTGGCCAGCGGCATGGCGCTGGCCGGCTCGACCCCTCCCCAGCCACCCATCCTTGATGGCCGCCGCCGTTTTGCGGACCAGACGGTGCTCATCACTGGCGCCACTTCGGGCATCGGCCGCGCCGCCGCCGAAGCCTTTGCCGCCGAGGGCGCGCGCGTCGCATTCTGCGGCCGGCGCGAGCAATTGGGCGAGGAGGTCGCTGCCGGCATCCGCGACAATGGCGGCGAAGCGCTCTACATCCGCGCCGACGTGCGCGAGGAGGCCGATGTCGACGCCTTCGTCACCCAGGCGGTCCAAGCCTATGGCGGCATCGACATCGCGCTCAACAATGCCGGCGTGACCTTCAACGATCCCCTCCACGAGATCGCCACGGCCGATTGGGATGATCTTTACGCGACCAATGTGCGCGGCGTCTTCCTCGCCATGAAGGCGGAAATCCCGCATATGCTCGAACGCGGCGGGCAGATCATCGTCACCTCCTCGGTCAATATCGTGGGCGCGCGTCCGGGGCTCGCCGCTTACAACGCCTCCAAGCGGGCGCTGGCCGGCATCGTCCAGACGGCGGCGCTCGAATATGGAGGCCAGGGCATCAGGGTCAACGCCATCTGTCCGGGCGCCACCGATACCGAAATGATCCGGCGCGATGCGGGGTTCATGGACGCGCCCGATGCCGTCTGGCATGCCGGAGTGGGCGCCTGGGCGCGCTCCAACGTCCATGGCATGCAGCGGGTGGCCTCTCCCCAGGAAATCGCCGCCGCCATCCTTTCGATGGCTTCGCCGGAGATGACCTATCTCAACGGCTCGCTGTTCTTCGTCGATGGCGGGATGACATCGGCGCTCTAA